One region of Niallia sp. Man26 genomic DNA includes:
- a CDS encoding thiol-disulfide oxidoreductase DCC family protein, translated as MKAVILFDGVCNLCNSAVQFIIKRDPAAYFTFAPLQEEKGKELLTPFKKDLTINSVILIENGRLYEKSAAALQICLHLQGAWKLAYIFKIIPSFIRDPIYDYVAKNRYKWFGKKDHCMLPTKDTKRRFL; from the coding sequence ATGAAGGCGGTCATATTATTTGATGGTGTCTGCAATCTTTGCAACAGTGCCGTTCAATTTATCATTAAAAGAGACCCTGCCGCTTATTTTACCTTTGCACCTTTGCAGGAGGAAAAAGGCAAGGAGCTTCTCACTCCCTTCAAAAAGGACCTCACGATAAATAGTGTCATACTTATTGAAAATGGTAGGCTTTATGAAAAATCAGCTGCTGCTCTTCAAATCTGTCTCCATTTACAGGGAGCTTGGAAGCTTGCCTATATCTTTAAAATTATTCCCTCATTCATACGGGACCCAATCTATGACTATGTCGCTAAAAATCGCTATAAATGGTTCGGTAAAAAAGATCATTGCATGCTCCCGACAAAGGATACAAAGCGGCGGTTTCTATAA
- the celB gene encoding PTS cellobiose transporter subunit IIC, with the protein MNKFLAFLEEKFMPFAAKLAAQRHLGALKDGIILAMPMIIIGSVFLILGYLPIPGYADFMARTFGDAWLTKISYPVDATFNMMGLIAAFGIAYRLAERYSLDAITAGVISLCAFLLATPFNVPFLAEGATEAVAVGGAIPVALMGSKGLFVAILIALFSTEVYRFIINKNMVIKMPDGVPPAVSKSFVALIPGFIVIAIIWVIRLIVEYFGINSIHDIVTLVLGKPLGLLGGSLIGSIIAYGLVMLLWSAGLHGTNIVGGVMNPIWLSNTDANKAAFQAGKELPEIFTAQFFEVFINIGGSGATFAFVLMMVLFARSRQMKDLGRLSIGPGAFMINEPVIFGTPVVMNPLLIIPFFLTPIVTITVTYYAMKLGFVAKPAGIAIPWTTPPLIGGYLATGGKLSGAVMQLVNIGIAFVLYFPFFRTWDKQKLAEEKGTEFTKVS; encoded by the coding sequence ATGAATAAGTTCTTAGCCTTCTTAGAAGAAAAATTTATGCCTTTTGCAGCCAAATTGGCTGCTCAAAGGCACTTAGGCGCATTAAAAGACGGTATCATATTGGCAATGCCGATGATTATTATCGGTTCAGTATTCTTGATTCTAGGTTATCTGCCAATTCCAGGCTACGCAGACTTCATGGCAAGAACATTTGGCGATGCATGGCTGACAAAGATTTCTTATCCAGTTGATGCAACATTCAATATGATGGGTCTAATCGCAGCATTCGGTATTGCGTACAGATTGGCTGAAAGATACTCATTAGATGCTATTACAGCAGGGGTTATCTCACTATGTGCTTTCCTGTTGGCAACACCATTTAATGTTCCTTTCCTTGCAGAAGGTGCAACAGAAGCTGTAGCAGTAGGCGGCGCTATCCCAGTTGCATTAATGGGAAGCAAAGGTCTATTCGTAGCAATCTTAATCGCATTATTCTCAACAGAAGTTTATCGTTTCATCATTAATAAAAACATGGTAATTAAAATGCCGGATGGTGTTCCACCAGCAGTCAGCAAATCATTTGTTGCTTTAATTCCGGGCTTCATTGTAATCGCTATCATTTGGGTAATTCGTTTAATTGTAGAATATTTCGGTATTAACAGCATACATGATATTGTAACATTAGTTCTTGGCAAACCGCTTGGCCTATTAGGTGGATCATTAATCGGTTCCATTATCGCTTACGGATTAGTAATGCTTCTATGGTCTGCCGGTCTTCATGGTACAAATATCGTTGGGGGAGTTATGAACCCAATCTGGCTATCTAACACAGATGCTAACAAAGCTGCTTTCCAAGCAGGAAAAGAACTTCCAGAGATCTTTACAGCTCAGTTCTTTGAAGTATTTATCAACATCGGTGGTTCTGGTGCAACATTCGCATTCGTACTAATGATGGTATTGTTTGCACGAAGCAGACAAATGAAGGATTTGGGCAGATTATCAATCGGTCCGGGAGCATTTATGATTAACGAACCAGTTATTTTTGGTACACCAGTCGTAATGAACCCATTACTAATCATCCCGTTCTTCTTAACACCAATTGTAACAATCACAGTGACATATTATGCAATGAAACTTGGCTTTGTGGCAAAACCAGCAGGAATTGCAATTCCTTGGACTACTCCGCCACTAATCGGTGGATACTTGGCAACAGGCGGAAAGCTTTCCGGTGCAGTGATGCAGCTTGTCAACATTGGAATCGCATTTGTACTTTACTTCCCATTCTTCCGAACTTGGGATAAACAAAAACTAGCAGAAGAAAAAGGCACAGAATTCACAAAGGTAAGCTAA
- the dcuS gene encoding DcuS/MalK family sensor histidine kinase, giving the protein MKKRWSLFATIMTLISAVVIFSLLMTDILISNLINNHTINSLEEKALTISRIVAKTEIVQNALEGDEEAKNHIQAYTKEIQLDNGVEFVVILDMNGIRLTHPDVQKIGKKFKGGDEVKALSGNEQTSVSKGTLGKSMRAFTPVYSEEGKQIGVVAVGISLAKVNEVLAEGKWIIVYGSLLGLLAGIVGAYLLAKYIKRVMFNMEPAAIAKLLQERSAVINSVREGIIAVDMARNITLVNQSAIDYLHKLGLNTNPIGLPISSYIPSKELDLVLETGEAQLDEEQIINGTTILVNRVPVKVDNKIVGALFTFRDKTEIKKLSDQLSGVKTYAEALRAQSHEFMNRMQVIIGMLHMKNYDRLKEYLDDIVDQQSGDISAITSNIKDPVIAGLLLGKLSYAREKGASLKISVLTVIPELTAAASFEIITILGNLLDNALDAVETSSDKEIELKLKMTNGMIDMIVKDTGKGMTKEEEAHIFEKGVSSKGENRGFGLYLVGESLRKVCGTIEVKSVLNKGTTFKASIPYMKEENGS; this is encoded by the coding sequence ATGAAAAAAAGATGGAGCCTGTTTGCTACCATTATGACACTTATCAGTGCAGTGGTTATTTTCTCCTTATTAATGACAGATATCCTGATCAGCAATTTGATTAATAATCATACAATAAACAGCCTGGAGGAAAAGGCTTTAACTATATCTAGAATTGTAGCGAAAACAGAAATTGTTCAAAATGCTCTTGAAGGAGACGAAGAAGCAAAGAATCATATTCAGGCATATACGAAGGAAATTCAGCTAGATAATGGCGTGGAGTTTGTTGTTATTCTTGATATGAACGGAATTCGCCTCACTCACCCTGATGTCCAAAAGATAGGAAAGAAGTTCAAGGGTGGAGATGAGGTGAAGGCTTTGTCAGGGAATGAACAGACTAGTGTTTCAAAAGGTACACTAGGAAAGTCGATGCGGGCATTTACTCCTGTATATTCAGAGGAAGGCAAACAAATCGGAGTTGTAGCAGTCGGAATTTCTCTTGCTAAAGTCAATGAAGTGCTGGCTGAAGGGAAGTGGATTATTGTATACGGGTCCCTGCTCGGATTGCTGGCAGGAATAGTTGGCGCCTATCTGCTGGCAAAATATATTAAAAGAGTGATGTTTAACATGGAGCCGGCTGCTATTGCTAAACTGCTGCAGGAAAGAAGTGCAGTCATTAATTCTGTCAGAGAGGGCATTATAGCAGTTGATATGGCAAGAAATATCACCCTCGTCAATCAGTCTGCTATCGATTATTTACATAAACTAGGATTAAATACGAATCCAATCGGCCTGCCAATCAGCAGTTATATTCCTTCAAAGGAACTCGACCTTGTATTAGAAACAGGTGAAGCGCAGCTTGATGAAGAACAGATTATCAATGGCACGACCATCCTTGTAAACAGGGTGCCGGTTAAGGTCGATAATAAAATTGTGGGTGCGTTGTTCACCTTCAGAGACAAAACAGAAATAAAAAAACTGTCCGATCAGCTTTCTGGTGTGAAAACCTATGCAGAAGCATTGCGGGCACAATCCCATGAATTTATGAACCGCATGCAAGTTATTATCGGCATGCTTCATATGAAAAATTACGACAGGCTGAAGGAATATCTTGATGACATTGTCGATCAGCAAAGCGGAGATATTTCTGCCATTACTAGTAACATAAAGGATCCAGTCATAGCGGGCCTTCTGCTTGGTAAGCTCAGCTATGCAAGAGAAAAGGGCGCAAGCTTGAAAATATCCGTTCTAACCGTTATTCCTGAATTGACTGCAGCTGCTTCCTTTGAAATCATCACAATATTAGGGAATTTGTTGGATAATGCTTTAGATGCAGTGGAGACTAGTTCGGATAAAGAAATTGAACTAAAGCTTAAAATGACCAACGGAATGATAGATATGATAGTGAAGGATACAGGGAAAGGCATGACTAAGGAAGAAGAGGCTCATATCTTTGAAAAAGGGGTTTCCTCAAAGGGAGAAAATCGAGGTTTTGGTCTTTATTTAGTCGGTGAAAGCTTGCGCAAGGTGTGTGGAACGATTGAAGTGAAAAGCGTCCTTAATAAAGGGACGACATTTAAAGCAAGTATTCCCTATATGAAGGAGGAAAACGGAAGTTGA
- a CDS encoding aspartyl-phosphate phosphatase Spo0E family protein: protein MITRKDNKESMSALLQDIESLKLKLIKSGSDKGLNDPGTLQISEQLDTYIVKYQRLAAQKSAL from the coding sequence ATGATAACGAGAAAAGATAATAAGGAGAGTATGAGCGCGCTGCTGCAAGATATTGAATCGTTGAAGCTGAAGCTGATTAAATCAGGCAGCGATAAAGGACTTAATGATCCGGGAACACTTCAGATCAGTGAACAGCTTGATACGTATATCGTCAAGTATCAGCGGCTCGCTGCCCAGAAATCAGCACTATGA
- a CDS encoding SpoVR family protein, with the protein MNEVEQKELQYAIEEITEIATGFGLDFYPMRYEICPADIIYTFGAYGMPTRFSHWSFGKQFHKMKLHYDLGLSKIYELVINSDPCYAFLLDSNSLINNKLIVAHVLAHCDFFKNNVRFQNTKREMVESMAATADRVRQYEILYGKHEVETFLDAVLAIEEHIDPSLMRPKLAWTMDDVEFEEVEETVETPYDDLWGLDSRNKPKKEKKKIIKKFPPQPEKDLMLFIESFSRELTDWQRDILTMMREEMLYFWPQLETKIMNEGWASYWHQRIVRELDLTSSEAIEFAKLNAGVVQPSKTGINPYYLGLKIFEDIEERYNNPTEEMKKRGVKPNSGREKMFEVREIESDISFLRNYLTKDLVTREDMYLFQKQGREYKIVDKGWEQVRDQLVSMRVNGGFPYITVNDGDYLKNGELYLKHGYEGIELDLKYLEKVLPYIHQLWGRNVHMETIVEDKNMLYTYDGKALHRKYL; encoded by the coding sequence ATGAATGAAGTAGAGCAAAAGGAACTTCAATACGCCATCGAAGAAATTACAGAAATCGCCACTGGCTTTGGGTTGGACTTCTACCCGATGAGGTATGAAATTTGTCCTGCAGATATCATTTACACATTCGGCGCCTACGGCATGCCTACACGTTTTTCCCATTGGAGCTTTGGCAAGCAATTTCATAAGATGAAGCTTCATTATGATTTAGGCTTGTCTAAAATATATGAGCTTGTGATTAATTCTGATCCTTGCTATGCTTTTTTGCTCGACAGCAATTCACTTATCAATAATAAGCTGATTGTTGCCCATGTATTGGCTCATTGTGATTTCTTTAAGAACAATGTCCGCTTTCAAAATACGAAGCGGGAAATGGTTGAAAGCATGGCAGCCACTGCCGACCGTGTCCGCCAATATGAAATACTGTATGGCAAGCATGAAGTGGAAACATTTCTTGATGCAGTTCTTGCCATTGAAGAGCATATCGATCCAAGCTTAATGAGACCGAAGCTTGCTTGGACAATGGATGATGTAGAATTTGAGGAAGTGGAAGAAACGGTAGAAACGCCATATGATGATTTATGGGGCTTGGATTCCCGCAATAAGCCAAAGAAGGAAAAAAAGAAAATCATTAAGAAATTTCCTCCACAGCCTGAAAAGGATCTTATGCTGTTTATCGAAAGCTTCAGCAGAGAGCTGACAGACTGGCAGCGTGATATTTTAACAATGATGAGAGAAGAAATGCTGTATTTCTGGCCACAGCTTGAAACGAAAATTATGAATGAAGGCTGGGCTTCCTATTGGCATCAGCGAATCGTTCGGGAGCTTGATTTAACGAGCTCAGAGGCTATTGAATTCGCCAAGCTGAACGCAGGTGTTGTGCAGCCGTCAAAAACGGGAATTAATCCTTATTATCTTGGTCTGAAGATATTTGAGGACATTGAAGAGCGTTACAATAATCCGACAGAGGAAATGAAAAAGAGAGGCGTTAAGCCAAACTCAGGCAGAGAGAAGATGTTTGAGGTCAGAGAAATTGAATCCGATATTTCCTTTTTGCGGAACTATTTAACGAAGGATTTAGTAACAAGGGAAGACATGTATTTATTCCAAAAGCAAGGCAGAGAATACAAAATTGTTGATAAAGGCTGGGAACAGGTAAGAGATCAGCTTGTCAGCATGAGAGTCAATGGAGGCTTTCCTTATATCACTGTTAATGACGGCGATTACTTAAAGAACGGCGAGCTGTACTTAAAGCATGGCTATGAGGGGATTGAGCTGGACCTTAAGTATTTGGAAAAGGTTCTTCCATATATACATCAGCTTTGGGGCAGAAATGTTCATATGGAAACGATTGTTGAGGACAAAAATATGCTGTACACCTATGATGGAAAGGCATTGCACCGCAAGTATCTATAA
- a CDS encoding response regulator gives MISVLIVEDDPMVAEFNKQFLQELNGFKIGGVASQVDEAIEIIKRESIDLVLLDVFMPGKSGLDFLSYIRELNENMDVILITAASDMEHIQAALRLGAVDYIIKPFKFERFKESLMNYAQKKEFMKEQTKVSQSFLDEQILNRDQKAAKAELPKGLTKETLKIVWDAIEAQLEQEFTTDIIADETQISRVSVRKYLNFLNEQDIIKVRLTYGSIGRPVNVYYVNTKRAGWIEQFL, from the coding sequence TTGATTTCTGTATTGATTGTAGAAGACGATCCAATGGTAGCCGAATTTAATAAGCAATTTCTACAAGAGCTGAATGGCTTTAAAATCGGCGGCGTTGCCAGCCAAGTGGACGAAGCGATAGAGATAATTAAGAGAGAAAGTATTGATTTAGTGCTGCTGGATGTGTTTATGCCCGGAAAAAGCGGACTGGATTTCCTTTCTTATATAAGAGAGCTAAATGAAAATATGGATGTGATTTTAATCACAGCCGCATCTGACATGGAGCATATTCAGGCAGCCCTCCGATTAGGAGCTGTTGACTATATAATTAAGCCTTTTAAATTTGAACGCTTTAAAGAGTCATTAATGAACTACGCTCAAAAGAAAGAATTTATGAAGGAGCAGACGAAAGTCAGCCAGAGCTTCCTTGATGAACAGATCCTTAACCGAGACCAAAAGGCTGCAAAAGCAGAGCTGCCGAAAGGCTTGACGAAGGAAACGCTCAAAATTGTCTGGGATGCGATAGAAGCACAGCTTGAACAGGAATTCACAACAGACATTATCGCAGATGAAACACAGATATCAAGGGTGTCAGTAAGAAAATACCTGAACTTCCTTAACGAGCAAGATATTATCAAGGTAAGGCTGACATATGGCAGCATCGGCAGACCGGTCAACGTCTATTACGTAAATACGAAAAGAGCTGGCTGGATTGAGCAGTTTCTGTAA
- a CDS encoding peptidoglycan endopeptidase, which translates to MKKKVTVFATAAILSTAFSVHASASTYVVKKGDTLSKIANKYNTTVKQLKSDNKLSSDLIYVNQKLNVAGTGSSSSSTTTANKQTTTSSTKTYKIVSGDSLIKIANKFSITLGELKQWNNISSTIIYPGDVLVVSRPSSSGSSSSNNSSSSGSSLNNSSTVSTGTYTIKSGDTLGKIASSYNLSVAKLKQLNNLTSDLIFPGQKLKVTGSTGNVTETNSSADKEEASKPEFISDNSSSNKSIVSVANSLIGIPYAWGGSTTAGFDCSGLIYYLFNKTGDSISRLSAQGYYDRSFYVDVPAVGDLVFFEDTYKEGISHVGVYIGNNQFVHADSDGVRKTSLDNAYYKKHFNSIKRLY; encoded by the coding sequence ATGAAGAAAAAAGTCACAGTCTTTGCTACTGCCGCTATTCTTTCGACTGCTTTTTCTGTCCATGCGTCAGCTAGTACTTATGTAGTTAAGAAAGGCGATACTCTAAGCAAGATTGCGAACAAGTATAATACTACTGTCAAGCAATTGAAATCTGATAATAAATTATCCTCTGATCTTATTTATGTGAATCAGAAGCTGAATGTGGCAGGCACAGGTTCATCTTCAAGCAGCACAACAACTGCAAACAAACAGACAACAACTTCAAGCACAAAAACTTATAAGATCGTTTCCGGAGATTCATTGATTAAGATTGCAAACAAGTTCTCGATTACGTTAGGCGAATTGAAGCAATGGAATAACATCAGTTCTACCATTATATATCCTGGTGATGTGCTTGTTGTATCAAGACCATCTTCTTCTGGGTCTTCCAGCAGCAACAATTCATCAAGTTCTGGCTCATCATTAAACAACTCATCAACTGTGAGTACAGGTACATACACCATCAAAAGCGGAGATACATTAGGAAAAATAGCATCATCTTATAATCTTTCCGTTGCGAAACTAAAGCAGTTGAATAATTTAACATCTGATCTTATTTTCCCTGGCCAAAAGCTGAAGGTTACCGGTTCAACAGGAAATGTAACGGAAACAAACAGCTCTGCTGATAAAGAGGAAGCAAGCAAGCCAGAATTCATTTCTGACAACAGCTCTTCTAATAAAAGCATTGTTTCGGTAGCAAACAGTTTAATTGGTATTCCATATGCTTGGGGAGGATCTACAACAGCTGGTTTTGATTGCAGCGGACTAATTTACTACTTGTTTAACAAAACTGGTGATTCCATTAGCCGTCTTTCTGCACAAGGTTATTATGACCGCAGCTTCTATGTTGATGTCCCTGCTGTCGGTGATTTAGTCTTCTTTGAGGATACATACAAAGAAGGAATCTCTCACGTCGGCGTCTATATCGGCAATAATCAGTTCGTTCACGCAGATTCTGACGGTGTCAGAAAGACAAGCTTAGATAACGCTTATTACAAGAAGCATTTTAACAGTATTAAACGTTTATACTAA
- a CDS encoding penicillin-binding transpeptidase domain-containing protein, whose translation MKKLLWLLPMILIVILAGCNNDEPTPDDRLSQYIKLWNDQKFDEMYGYLSSEAKKSVSKEGYVSRYEKLYSDLEIKDLNVSAKKLSEDEKDDNKKKETAEIPFTAKMNSMAGEISFDKAAKLVKEERDKEENWYIDWDTTYIFADLGAEDKVSLETVPAERGAIVDVYENPMAMNGIIYQIGLVPEQMENQTTEVEELAKLLDIKKETIEKALSADWVQPNLFVPIKKLATGDQAFLEKLFALPGVQKQDVAGRIYPYGEAAAHLIGYIGNITAEELEEQKGKGYSSSDVIGKRGLEQVYEEKLRGENGATISISKVDGTSVTLAEKEVKNGENIKLTIDGELQKKIYDEMDGEAGAAAAINPTTGETMALVSSPSYDPNKVVAGLTISEQEEYNNNKLEPYTNRFKNTYAPGSVLKPVVAAAALTEGVITPEQERKITTKQWQKDKSWGNYYVTRVHTSSEPVNLADALLYSDNIYFAQTALDMGKDKYTTELKKFGFEEEFDYAYPITKATIGKLDSDILLADSGYGQGQVQTSVIQLAAAYTPFVNGGNLIKPILLQDEEKGKVWKEGIMSSATANTISDDLQQVIDSPSGTAHAGKINGMTLAGKTGTAELKAKQGEKGTENGWYVTYDKKDKDMLVAMMIEGVQNKGGSSHVVKKVKNILE comes from the coding sequence ATGAAGAAACTATTATGGCTATTGCCGATGATTCTGATTGTAATATTGGCTGGATGCAATAATGATGAGCCTACCCCGGATGATAGGCTTTCCCAATACATAAAGCTGTGGAATGACCAGAAGTTTGATGAAATGTACGGCTATCTGTCTTCCGAAGCGAAGAAGTCAGTTTCAAAGGAAGGTTATGTTTCTCGTTATGAGAAATTATACAGTGATTTGGAAATCAAAGATTTGAATGTTTCTGCTAAAAAGCTGTCAGAAGATGAAAAGGATGATAATAAGAAAAAAGAGACTGCAGAGATTCCTTTCACAGCTAAAATGAACAGTATGGCAGGAGAAATCAGCTTTGATAAGGCTGCGAAGCTTGTGAAAGAAGAGCGCGATAAAGAAGAAAACTGGTATATAGATTGGGATACAACGTATATCTTTGCCGATTTAGGTGCTGAGGATAAAGTTTCATTAGAAACGGTTCCTGCAGAACGGGGAGCTATTGTTGATGTTTATGAAAATCCAATGGCGATGAATGGCATCATTTATCAAATCGGTCTTGTGCCTGAACAAATGGAAAATCAGACAACAGAAGTAGAAGAGCTTGCGAAATTGCTGGATATTAAAAAGGAAACAATTGAAAAGGCTTTAAGTGCAGATTGGGTACAGCCAAACCTGTTTGTGCCAATTAAGAAGCTGGCAACAGGCGATCAAGCATTTCTTGAGAAACTGTTTGCCCTTCCAGGTGTTCAGAAGCAGGATGTTGCAGGCAGAATTTATCCATATGGAGAAGCTGCAGCTCATTTAATCGGCTATATTGGCAACATTACTGCCGAAGAGCTGGAAGAGCAAAAAGGCAAAGGCTATTCAAGCTCTGATGTTATTGGAAAAAGAGGCTTGGAGCAAGTTTATGAAGAGAAGCTGAGAGGCGAAAACGGCGCGACAATTTCGATTTCTAAGGTCGATGGCACAAGTGTCACTCTCGCCGAAAAAGAAGTCAAAAATGGTGAGAACATCAAGCTGACTATCGATGGCGAGCTTCAAAAGAAAATATATGATGAAATGGACGGAGAAGCAGGAGCAGCTGCTGCAATCAATCCGACTACAGGGGAAACGATGGCCCTTGTCAGCAGTCCGTCTTATGACCCTAACAAGGTGGTTGCAGGGCTGACAATTTCTGAACAAGAAGAGTACAACAATAATAAGCTGGAGCCTTACACGAACCGCTTTAAGAACACATATGCACCAGGATCTGTGCTGAAGCCGGTTGTGGCAGCGGCAGCTTTAACAGAAGGTGTCATCACACCAGAGCAGGAACGCAAAATTACGACAAAGCAATGGCAAAAAGACAAATCATGGGGCAACTATTATGTAACGAGAGTGCATACTAGCAGTGAACCTGTTAATCTAGCTGATGCCTTGCTGTACAGTGATAATATTTACTTTGCGCAGACAGCATTAGATATGGGCAAAGATAAATATACAACAGAGCTGAAGAAATTCGGTTTTGAAGAAGAGTTTGATTATGCATATCCAATTACGAAAGCAACGATCGGCAAGCTGGATAGTGATATTCTGTTAGCTGACTCAGGCTATGGCCAAGGCCAGGTTCAAACAAGCGTTATTCAGCTTGCAGCAGCATATACACCGTTTGTTAACGGCGGCAACTTAATCAAGCCAATCCTTCTTCAAGACGAAGAAAAGGGCAAGGTCTGGAAGGAAGGCATCATGAGCAGTGCAACTGCTAATACAATTTCAGATGATTTGCAGCAAGTAATCGACAGTCCAAGTGGAACAGCACATGCTGGCAAAATCAACGGTATGACGCTTGCTGGGAAAACGGGTACTGCCGAGCTGAAAGCAAAGCAAGGTGAAAAGGGTACAGAAAACGGCTGGTATGTGACATATGATAAGAAAGATAAGGATATGCTTGTGGCGATGATGATTGAAGGTGTCCAAAATAAGGGCGGTTCTAGTCATGTTGTGAAAAAGGTCAAAAATATCCTCGAATAA
- a CDS encoding helix-turn-helix domain-containing protein, producing MDFSAVGEKIKELRKQVGLSQKELSHNICTQAQISKIEKGEVLPLSSTLYLISQRLGIDVNYFFDIGTTPRLDYVIETSRQLKAARRNTDYETIKQIVEAEEKNPLFTRNKRHYQILLWHKAIYVYEVDKDFPKALELIEDAIALTFEKIFTEKEIEIFISKGIFHYEEGLLEESLQIYYKALSYLQKIPHLQDETIKSRLYFNIAKALTDLNEYESSISYCKEGIDWAIQKDNLYLLAHFHYHIGYNYEQQENFKLASNYMKEALVIFHLVKDSRYTDYIQEKIDRWQEEHNDRLTD from the coding sequence TTGGATTTTTCAGCTGTTGGAGAGAAAATAAAGGAATTGCGAAAACAGGTAGGACTTTCACAAAAAGAACTTTCCCACAATATTTGCACACAAGCGCAAATTAGTAAAATTGAGAAGGGAGAGGTCCTGCCGCTTTCATCCACATTGTACTTAATCTCACAAAGGTTAGGAATAGACGTGAACTATTTCTTTGATATCGGCACAACTCCAAGACTCGATTACGTTATCGAAACAAGCAGACAATTAAAAGCTGCCCGACGAAATACAGACTATGAAACAATCAAGCAAATCGTTGAAGCGGAAGAGAAAAACCCACTGTTTACACGCAATAAGAGGCATTATCAAATCCTTCTATGGCATAAGGCCATATATGTCTATGAGGTAGATAAGGATTTCCCTAAAGCTCTAGAGTTGATTGAAGATGCCATCGCCTTAACATTTGAAAAGATTTTCACCGAAAAAGAGATTGAGATCTTTATCAGCAAAGGAATATTTCACTATGAAGAAGGATTACTAGAGGAATCCTTGCAGATTTATTACAAGGCCTTATCCTATTTGCAAAAAATACCTCATTTGCAGGATGAGACAATTAAAAGCCGATTGTACTTCAACATCGCCAAAGCACTTACAGACTTGAATGAATACGAGTCTTCCATTTCCTATTGTAAAGAAGGTATCGATTGGGCTATTCAAAAGGACAACCTATACTTACTTGCCCATTTTCACTATCATATCGGCTATAATTATGAGCAACAGGAGAATTTCAAGCTTGCCAGCAATTATATGAAAGAAGCACTTGTTATTTTCCACTTAGTAAAGGATAGCCGATATACAGATTATATTCAAGAGAAGATAGACAGATGGCAAGAGGAGCATAATGACAGGCTGACCGATTAG
- a CDS encoding PTS sugar transporter subunit IIB, protein MNILLCCAAGMSTSLLVTKMEAAAKEQGIECKIWAESADAVKSHIDNADVLLLGPQVRYLLPQMKKLGAEKGIPVDSINMMHYGTCNGAEVLKSAINLVNN, encoded by the coding sequence ATGAATATTCTACTATGCTGTGCTGCAGGGATGTCTACAAGTCTATTGGTAACAAAAATGGAAGCTGCTGCAAAAGAACAAGGTATTGAGTGCAAAATCTGGGCAGAAAGCGCAGATGCAGTAAAAAGCCATATCGATAACGCAGATGTCCTATTGCTTGGACCACAAGTTCGCTATTTGCTTCCGCAAATGAAAAAGCTTGGCGCAGAAAAGGGAATTCCAGTAGATTCTATCAATATGATGCATTATGGAACTTGCAACGGAGCAGAAGTACTAAAATCAGCTATCAACCTAGTTAACAACTAA